A single genomic interval of Bacillus spongiae harbors:
- the yfmH gene encoding EF-P 5-aminopentanol modification-associated protein YfmH: MKKIQFNQLDEELYYEKMENGLDVYILPKKGFNKTFSTFTTKYGSIDNHFLPLNQNSLVKVPDGIAHFLEHKLFEKEDGDVFQQFSKQGASANAFTSFTRTAYLFSSTSNVEQNLETLMDFVQSPYFSEKSVEKEKGIIGQEIRMYDDNPDWRLYFGLIQNMFHNHPVKIDIAGTVDSISEITKDMLYECYETFYHPSNMLLFIVGPVDPVEMMTQVRENQDKKDYEKQEEVERKFEQEPSTVAQTKRVLKMNVQSSKCLVGIKSIDVNQSGKELLKNELTVNILLDMLFGKSSTSYFELYNSGLIDDSFSYDYTQENGFGFLMVGGDTEKPDELAERVKTILLEAKEGLHLTEESLERTRKKKIGGFLRSVNSPEYIANQFTRYAFNDMNLFDVVPTLEEITFHDVVDSARKMIEQERMTVCQIVPQ, translated from the coding sequence ATGAAAAAAATTCAATTTAACCAACTAGATGAGGAGCTATATTATGAAAAAATGGAAAATGGGTTAGATGTTTATATTCTTCCTAAAAAAGGTTTTAACAAAACGTTTTCCACATTCACAACAAAATATGGCTCAATCGATAATCATTTTCTCCCATTAAATCAGAATAGCCTTGTGAAAGTACCAGATGGAATTGCGCATTTTTTAGAGCATAAGCTTTTTGAAAAAGAAGATGGTGATGTGTTTCAACAGTTTAGTAAACAAGGAGCCTCAGCTAATGCATTTACATCGTTTACTAGAACAGCCTATTTATTTTCAAGCACGTCTAATGTGGAACAAAATTTAGAAACATTGATGGATTTTGTACAATCACCTTATTTCTCGGAAAAATCAGTGGAAAAGGAAAAGGGGATCATCGGTCAAGAAATACGTATGTATGATGATAATCCTGATTGGCGTTTGTATTTTGGGCTTATTCAAAATATGTTTCACAACCATCCGGTTAAAATTGATATAGCTGGTACGGTGGATTCAATAAGTGAGATTACGAAAGATATGTTGTATGAGTGTTATGAAACATTTTATCATCCGAGCAATATGCTCCTCTTTATTGTGGGGCCTGTTGATCCAGTTGAAATGATGACCCAAGTAAGAGAGAATCAAGACAAGAAGGATTATGAAAAACAGGAGGAGGTTGAGCGTAAGTTTGAACAAGAACCTAGCACTGTTGCTCAAACTAAAAGAGTATTGAAAATGAATGTTCAGTCCTCTAAATGTCTTGTTGGAATTAAATCGATTGATGTTAACCAATCTGGGAAAGAGCTGTTAAAAAATGAACTTACTGTCAATATTTTGTTAGATATGTTATTCGGTAAGAGCTCAACTTCTTACTTTGAATTGTACAATTCTGGCTTAATTGATGATAGTTTTTCTTATGATTATACGCAAGAGAATGGCTTTGGCTTTTTAATGGTAGGTGGCGACACCGAAAAGCCAGACGAATTAGCAGAGCGGGTTAAAACTATTTTACTTGAAGCGAAAGAAGGACTTCATTTAACCGAAGAAAGTCTTGAAAGAACGAGAAAGAAAAAAATAGGTGGCTTTCTACGATCCGTTAATTCACCAGAGTATATTGCAAATCAATTTACTAGGTATGCATTTAATGACATGAATTTATTTGATGTCGTTCCAACTTTAGAAGAAATTACGTTCCACGATGTTGTTGACAGTGCTCGCAAAATGATTGAACAAGAACGAATGACTGTTTGTCAAATTGTTCCACAGTAG
- the yfmF gene encoding EF-P 5-aminopentanol modification-associated protein YfmF — protein sequence MSIVNECISKQQGFTLHTVKTDKYKTNTIVWKMKAPLTNEDVTVRGLLPYVLQSSTATYTTTTALRSYLDDLYGANFFVDLSKKGENHVISFSIEIANEKFLTNSPPLLKKALAFLADVILNPNLENGSFHDGTVEQEKRNQKQRIQAIYDDKMRFSSARLVQEMCKGEPYAIQPAGIKEEVEGVTSNNLFDYYKRAINEDELDLYVIGDVDDQEVNTYCEELFHLSERQGQASSVTRSSERSEIQVIKEEQAVNQGKLNIGYRTHVTYGETDYYALQLFNGIFGGFSHSKLFINVREKASLAYYAASRLESHKALLMVMSGIDINHYDQAVTIIKEQMEEMKQGNFTEDEIDQTKAVIRNQLLETIDTARGLVEVLYHNVVAKTNIHLNDWLTQIEKTTKDEIIDVAQKIEMDTIYFLTGMEGEQ from the coding sequence ATGAGCATTGTAAATGAATGTATTTCTAAACAACAAGGATTTACACTTCACACTGTTAAAACAGATAAGTATAAAACGAATACGATTGTTTGGAAAATGAAAGCACCATTAACGAATGAGGATGTAACTGTAAGAGGGCTATTGCCTTATGTATTACAAAGCAGTACAGCCACTTATACGACGACAACGGCATTGCGTTCATATTTAGATGATTTATACGGGGCGAATTTTTTCGTTGATTTAAGCAAAAAAGGAGAAAATCATGTCATAAGCTTTTCAATCGAAATTGCGAATGAAAAATTTTTAACGAATTCTCCACCATTATTAAAGAAAGCGCTCGCGTTTTTAGCAGATGTTATTTTGAATCCAAATTTAGAGAACGGATCATTTCATGATGGCACTGTTGAACAAGAGAAAAGAAATCAAAAGCAACGAATTCAAGCTATTTACGATGACAAAATGCGTTTCTCAAGTGCTAGACTTGTCCAAGAAATGTGTAAAGGTGAACCTTATGCTATCCAACCAGCTGGTATAAAAGAGGAGGTAGAGGGGGTTACATCAAATAATCTATTCGATTATTACAAAAGAGCGATTAATGAAGATGAGTTAGATTTATATGTTATTGGGGACGTAGATGATCAAGAGGTAAATACGTATTGTGAAGAGCTATTTCATCTGAGTGAAAGACAAGGGCAAGCATCGAGTGTTACGAGGAGTAGTGAGCGAAGCGAAATTCAAGTCATTAAAGAAGAGCAGGCAGTGAATCAAGGGAAATTAAACATTGGGTACCGTACTCATGTCACATATGGTGAGACAGACTATTATGCACTTCAGCTCTTTAACGGAATATTTGGTGGCTTCTCCCACAGTAAGTTGTTTATTAATGTTCGTGAAAAGGCAAGTCTTGCATACTATGCTGCTAGTCGTTTAGAAAGTCACAAAGCGTTGCTTATGGTGATGTCTGGCATTGATATTAATCACTATGATCAAGCTGTTACAATCATTAAAGAACAGATGGAAGAAATGAAGCAAGGCAACTTTACTGAAGATGAAATCGATCAAACAAAAGCGGTTATTCGTAATCAATTGTTAGAAACGATTGATACAGCTAGAGGGTTAGTTGAAGTTCTATATCATAATGTAGTAGCTAAAACAAACATACATTTGAACGATTGGTTGACTCAAATTGAAAAAACGACAAAAGATGAAATTATCGATGTAGCACAAAAGATAGAAATGGATACAATCTATTTTTTAACAGGAATGGAGGGAGAGCAATGA